One part of the Gemmatimonadaceae bacterium genome encodes these proteins:
- a CDS encoding thiamine pyrophosphate-dependent dehydrogenase E1 component subunit alpha — MKTKLTQPVTKASNGAGGGAVSLGRVQKLELYYYMRLTRALEERLVNLYRQTKVVGGLFRSLGQEADAVGSAYALDRTRGDILSPLIRNLGSMLVQGALPLEILRQYMAKGDSPTRGRELNIHYGDLIRGFVGQISQLGDMVPVMAGVTLSFKMRGEDRVGLVYVGDGATSTGAFHEGINFAAVQRCPLVVVVENNGYAYSTPLSKQTAAKELRDKAAGYGVAAEYADGNDVIATYEATKRAVDRARGGGGVTLVELVTYRRKGHAEHDNQSYVPPGEIDRWASSNDPIDRFVAVLRAEGVTVSELQEIDTRISAEIDAATDEADASPMPEPTDALVGIYADPPEEKPLWYREGVRAAVDVNERPSSWGTHDG, encoded by the coding sequence ATGAAGACGAAACTCACGCAACCCGTAACGAAAGCCAGCAACGGTGCTGGCGGCGGGGCAGTATCGCTCGGCCGCGTTCAGAAACTCGAGCTGTATTACTACATGCGGCTCACAAGGGCGCTCGAGGAGCGGCTGGTAAATCTCTACCGGCAGACCAAAGTCGTCGGTGGGCTTTTTCGCTCGCTCGGCCAGGAGGCTGATGCGGTTGGCAGCGCGTATGCCCTCGACCGCACCAGGGGCGATATCCTGTCACCGCTGATCCGAAACCTCGGCTCGATGCTCGTTCAGGGTGCCCTGCCGCTCGAGATCTTACGGCAGTACATGGCGAAGGGCGATTCTCCCACTCGCGGGCGCGAGCTCAACATCCACTATGGCGACCTCATCCGGGGTTTCGTGGGGCAGATCTCGCAGCTTGGCGACATGGTACCAGTCATGGCGGGCGTCACGTTGTCGTTCAAGATGCGGGGCGAGGACCGGGTCGGACTTGTGTACGTTGGCGATGGGGCAACATCGACCGGTGCATTTCACGAAGGCATCAACTTCGCGGCGGTGCAGCGATGCCCGCTGGTAGTCGTCGTGGAAAACAACGGCTATGCCTATTCCACGCCGCTGTCGAAGCAGACAGCGGCGAAGGAGTTGCGCGACAAGGCAGCAGGGTATGGGGTCGCCGCGGAATACGCTGACGGCAACGACGTAATCGCCACCTACGAGGCAACGAAACGAGCTGTTGACCGCGCACGCGGCGGCGGCGGTGTGACCCTCGTCGAGCTCGTCACATACCGCCGGAAAGGGCACGCAGAGCACGACAATCAATCGTACGTGCCCCCCGGCGAAATTGACCGGTGGGCATCATCGAATGACCCGATCGACCGGTTCGTCGCTGTGCTGAGAGCCGAAGGGGTGACAGTGTCGGAACTTCAGGAAATAGACACTCGGATATCCGCCGAGATCGACGCGGCAACCGATGAAGCCGATGCGTCACCGATGCCCGAGCCCACTGATGCGCTTGTCGGGATTTATGCAGATCCTCCCGAGGAGAAGCCGCTGTGGTACCGCGAGGGGGTTCGCGCTGCTGTCGATGTGAATGAGCGGCCGTCGAGCTGGGGTACTCACGATGGCTGA
- a CDS encoding inositol-3-phosphate synthase encodes MPPSAESRTPATPAPATGKLGILTPGLGAVATTFMAGVESVRRGYSKPIGSLTQMATIRLGKRTDNRSPLIKDFVPLADLNDIVFGAWDPIPDDAYTAAKKAGVLEDKHLEQVADFLKAIKPMPAVFENKYVTRINGTNVKTGKTKRDLAEQLRQDIRDFKTRNKLDRVVIVWCASTEVFIRPGPPHATIEQFEKAMERNDDAIAPSMLYAYAAIMEGVPFCNGAPNLCVDTQALMQLAIDRGVPISGKDFKTGQTWLKTVIAPGLKARMLGLAGWYSTNILGNRDGEVLDDPASFKTKEESKLSVLHNILQPDVYPDLYKDFSHVVRINYYPPRGDNKEGWDNIDIVGWMNYPMQIKVNFLCRDSILAAPIALDLALFSDFAHRAGMKGIQEWLSFYYKSPMAAPGLQPEHDLFIQQTKLKNTLRYLMGEDQITHLGLEYYA; translated from the coding sequence TTGCCGCCATCTGCTGAATCACGTACACCAGCCACCCCCGCGCCGGCGACTGGCAAGCTCGGAATTCTGACGCCCGGACTGGGCGCGGTGGCGACGACATTCATGGCCGGGGTCGAAAGCGTCCGCCGAGGCTACTCGAAACCCATCGGCTCGCTGACACAGATGGCGACGATCAGACTCGGCAAACGCACCGACAACCGCTCGCCGCTCATCAAGGATTTTGTACCGCTCGCCGATCTGAACGACATCGTATTCGGCGCATGGGATCCCATTCCTGACGATGCATATACTGCCGCGAAGAAGGCAGGGGTGCTCGAAGACAAACATCTCGAGCAGGTCGCGGATTTCCTCAAGGCGATCAAGCCGATGCCAGCCGTGTTCGAGAACAAATACGTCACGCGGATAAACGGTACAAACGTCAAAACAGGAAAAACGAAACGGGATCTCGCGGAACAGCTGCGCCAGGACATCCGTGACTTCAAGACCCGGAACAAGCTCGATCGCGTCGTCATCGTATGGTGCGCGTCTACCGAAGTGTTCATTCGCCCGGGCCCGCCGCATGCGACGATAGAACAGTTCGAGAAGGCGATGGAGCGCAACGATGACGCGATCGCACCGTCGATGCTGTATGCCTACGCCGCGATCATGGAGGGAGTGCCATTCTGCAATGGAGCCCCCAACCTTTGTGTCGATACGCAGGCGCTGATGCAGCTGGCAATCGATCGCGGTGTTCCAATCTCCGGCAAGGACTTCAAGACGGGCCAGACATGGCTCAAGACTGTTATTGCGCCGGGACTCAAAGCCCGGATGCTCGGACTTGCCGGCTGGTACAGCACGAATATTCTTGGCAACCGCGACGGTGAGGTCCTGGACGATCCTGCATCGTTCAAAACCAAGGAAGAGTCAAAACTTTCGGTTTTGCACAACATTCTACAGCCGGACGTCTATCCCGATCTGTACAAGGATTTTTCTCACGTCGTGCGCATCAACTACTACCCTCCGCGTGGTGACAACAAGGAAGGGTGGGACAATATCGACATCGTTGGCTGGATGAACTATCCGATGCAGATCAAGGTCAACTTCCTCTGCCGCGATTCCATCCTTGCCGCGCCGATTGCGCTCGATCTCGCACTGTTCTCCGATTTCGCGCACCGCGCAGGAATGAAGGGCATCCAGGAATGGCTGTCGTTCTATTACAAGAGTCCGATGGCCGCGCCTGGACTGCAGCCGGAGCACGATCTCTTCATTCAGCAGACCAAGTTGAAGAACACGCTGCGCTATCTGATGGGCGAGGATCAGATCACTCACCTCGGGCTGGAGTACTACGCGTGA
- a CDS encoding FixH family protein encodes MKAQMWWLSLRGTAALVTATVAIAACGGGKPRVQENRQWSDNYAFRITVNPTPPRAIEDAAYRIVVQDKKTGEPIETGEGRIFATSQDGAGTDDGLAKASEIGTYGARLFFPTSGDWAIAIQFRRSSTQPLERVNWIQSVENASGPG; translated from the coding sequence GTGAAGGCACAAATGTGGTGGCTATCCCTGCGCGGCACCGCTGCACTCGTCACGGCTACGGTGGCGATTGCGGCCTGCGGCGGCGGCAAGCCGCGCGTACAGGAAAATCGCCAGTGGTCGGACAATTATGCGTTCCGCATCACTGTAAACCCGACGCCGCCCCGGGCAATCGAGGATGCCGCCTACAGGATAGTGGTGCAGGACAAGAAAACCGGCGAACCTATCGAGACTGGCGAAGGACGAATTTTCGCCACCAGCCAGGACGGGGCGGGTACCGATGACGGACTGGCAAAAGCGTCGGAGATCGGCACCTACGGCGCACGCCTCTTCTTTCCCACCTCCGGCGACTGGGCCATAGCGATTCAGTTCAGGCGAAGCTCGACGCAGCCGCTGGAGCGCGTTAACTGGATACAGTCGGTAGAAAACGCTTCGGGACCCGGCTGA